The segment TCAACTCTGTACGCAATGTCAACAATTTTCAGATGCACTACCTACAAACTGGTAGATCTTTCCTCAAGATGTTTCAACGCCCAATAAAAAATTTCATGGTAACCAATATAATAAACAATGTATTTGgtgaatatttatttggtttcatctaaggatgtaattttattttttaaaaaatgtagGCCTTACCACGTGGATTTGGGATCAGCATCAGGGACGAATTGATGCCAGTGGTGAATCTAGTCGGGGACAACTCACTTCCATATCCTGTCAATGTGACAGATGTGGGGGGGCGCCTCTACTTTACTAATGGATGGGAGCAATTTGTGCTTGCTGAAAGAATTCAGCCAGATGATGTTGGCCTCTTCATAGTAACTGCTCCTCGAAAGATATGCATGCGCCTCTACTACCGCAGTGGCTTAGAGAAACCATTGAGCGCACGTGTGGTAGGCGTCGATCCTGACGTTCCGCCCCCATCCGGCACAAACATTTACGGTAACATTTTTTTAAACATGTAACACTGATAAAATCAAATCATAATACAGTGAGTTGAATATAATAATCCAATATGAAACTACGTCGTGCAGTGCCATCACACATCCTTGGGATGGAGTTCGAACTTGGGCCTAAGCTGTCGATGACTTCTGCGATCATGCAGCAAATGGCTAACGTCTGGGCAACACGTGTATGCAACAATCCACTGTACGCCTGCAAGGTGATCAAGAGCCacatacaaaaaaaaaaggcactGGTGCGTTGTCTCCAGAATACATAAATATATACTACCATCTGAACTAAAGAATAACATAATTACCATGGTTTAAAATTCATTGCTGTTTGGCAGTACTTTGGCAGCAAGTTCTCAGCAATGCTACCACAGTCTTATCGAGCTCCTGCAGCAGTCTTCTATGGAGATGGAAACCAAGTGATCATAGGTGCCATCACGAAAAGTGGACATGATGGCCTGGCGAGGCTTAGTTCGGGATTTGGCACACTCGTGAGGGATCACGGCATTGAAGAAGGAGACATCCTTGTCGTCAGAATGCGTGAGCTTGAGGGTGCCTACCATATCAGGATCTTCAAAGTTCTAGCCTGAAGATGGATAGCTGGTGATGCCTAAGATCATGCTGAACTCGATTTACTACTtcaacacttgttcaaagtatcAGCCAATAATTCGTCTAGTTGCGTCTGTAAACGCTGCATTGTCTACAAGTATtacagtgtgtgtgtgtgcgctacGAACTTAGCAATCAATTGCTTCCTTTTAGTAATTCTATTTGTAACAAGACAACAGACCATAAGTGTCTGTGGACAAGTAGAAAGTATCGGCCAACTACTGCCTTTTGATGTTGCTGTTTGAGTAATAACTATATGCCATTATAGTATGTGGTCCAATATTTATCATGTCAACAAAACCGGAAAATCCATTGCACTAAACCCTGATTTGTGCGCCTCTACTTCCTCTGTCTTATCATAATCAGTGATGACCTGCGATACTCTATAATTTAGTTGAATTATGCTTATAAACCCTGGTAAATATACAAAATCAATCGAGAACAAGTATAGAACTAGGCTGATTGTCGAAACGTGCAAGTCAGATGAGTATAAAAATCTTTTCAAAAACCAATAGAGCTAATAAACAACAAGAGACAACAATTCACAAAAGAATAAAATTTAAAATGGCCTAAGTAGCTTCGGTATAAGGAGTGGACCCACTCGTAATAGAATGTAAAACCTAGAGACTGATAAGCTTACAGTGTACACAACTAAACAATTAAAAGTAAGTGGTCAAACATATGTAACTTTTTGCTATTGGACCCAACACTATGAGTACGGCGAGTTTATGGAAAACTTAAGCATAGTTAAAGAAGTGTCGTTAATTACAAACTAAATTAAATTCACAGTTTTAATGTACAAACTAAATTATAAAACCCAATAATGATGGgatgatgataaataaaaacATAATTCATTTACATTTATACAGCAATGGTTGAGACGCCGTGTAACTCAGGACGACCtggaatctttaaaaaaaaaatcaagtttTTATTAACATGCTGAAAATATGAAAATTCTAAAATAACCCTAACGATTGTTACTCATTACAAAATGTATTTTAATTTCGAAAAAGTGAGAAATAAACTTGACAAAGGTCcaagaaaaaagagagaaatatTAACCGCCAAATTTTTCAAAGCTACCGCGCCATGgtattttgaatttcaaatgatAGCTGTACTAGGCAACTTTTGCTGAATAagacaaaaataataaaaaaataagtagataaaaagaaaaaacctTGATGAATTTAATGCTTACTAGGCTATAAAAATAGAATCTGGAAGACGGTTGTGTATATTCACAATAGAATCCCCAAAACATGCTCCTATTGTGGCATAGTTACATATAGAAGAGTATGGATCTGCCGACGGCGACTTGCGAGCTTGTAATGAAGCCCCATGGAAGGGTTGCTGGAGATCAAGATGTCGCCATGACACCCTGCAAAGTGGCTAAAGCCCTGCCATTGCCAATTTGCGGCCCCAACAGGCTTAAGGTGACCATTAAACAACTAATCGATGCGTCAAAGAAGCCGACTCACTTGGGTCGCCTGATGATTGGAGGATCAATGGTTCACACGGTAATCTACCAATAAAAACACCATAGGCACATGCTTATGTTGTTCCTGTTGTTggctattttaaacgcaaacagaaaaatccgcaagcgcacggataccgatgtagctttcacccgggagtattccagagtatcgattttccacagggaacgtaagtgtactaattaagattcaagatcgcccaaggataactatataattattgggaagagaggaagagagttctctagttgatctaagaatcaagaagattatttatttcaggacatcagaacactaaccacagaaagagatgagaagggggctaggaagttcTGACTAcaatcctacaaacaccgatccgaacgaggtggaatacgtcgaccgttagggctgtcactaccctagggttaccacaacaatccgtaggattgagtgcaattccaggtaattgcaagactaaacaccacgtctaatctattaattactactctagcgttgcaaagactagagcacttgatgcaagcaggaatccaataacttgaatgtaaataaaagtaattaaagaactcagaaattatgaattgaagaacttggagaacgatgaagaacgaaccagttgctgcaaaagtacaatgttgaggaagatccgacagatccaactcctcctccgctctcctcttctctctccctattttctagattacaactagaactaactagaactagaactagatgaactagaactagaactagataaactagagggatcctctctacttggatgaataattgaaaccttagctttgattctgtagaagagatatgcctccaggggccaagggggcctgcttacatagcccctccaaatgaatatgggccgtcggatcaaaccgaccttaatcacacggttattcttgaagattagaggcggtggagcacgatccgcgagacctgccctgattggtcactagggcagggcgggcgcccaaggggggagggcgggcgcctagcccccgggcccgctcggccttccgttcgttcccgtggcttctagagtcttctagatgatagaaaattgacgcacatgttaatatctctatgtaaacccgacgtgtgggcctttcctccatgtttcctgataaccccctgcagaaatagacaaacaccaaaactcgtggaattctgtcagataaaaccctaattttggatgttggttgcatatagatccttttccatgattagttgacggttaaatgtgagcattaaggaccgtcaacacctgtcTCCCCCTTGAACCTATTTGATTTACTAGATATACTAAACATTCAATGGCAACAGGTCCAAGTGTGTGGAATCATACATAGAATCGAACAAGAGGCTGAGAAGACATCATGCAATATCTATGATGGATCGAGGGACCTAGGCGCCATTGCCTGGTAATTCACTAAACCACTACTAAATACAATCCATAAAAGATCAAACACAGTTATATATACGGTGTGCAATTATTGTAAAAATTATAGGTGCAGCGGCTTAGACGGGAAGACTTACATCAGTGGAGCAAGGTAGATGCATCAATAGTAAATAAGAGTAATTATTTGTTTGAGACATAGCCTGTTTACCTTCGTATGGTCGATGAACCAATTTGGGATCTAATGACTATTGTGCAAATAAAGCTTGGGTGCGTATTACCTCATCAATGGGACGATCTCGTTCATCGAAAATGGCGTTACATTAAGCACACTAGGCGCTAGGCAAGATTGTTTAATAAATTACATGGTTCATAGGAATACCAGTTCAATTTAGTATAATTATCTATATAAATGTATTACTACATTGATCGAAAAAAATCTTTTAACAGGAAGGTAGTCGACTACAATGAAATAACTGAGCACTTCTTGTCCACCATACAAGAAACGTTATACCTGTCTCGTAGAGTAAAGGAGATTGCTAATAAACCTGAGAATGTTGAGTGGGCGAAAAAGGAGCTATGCAAGGGTGCAATTAGGAGAGTTCTACGAAGTCAACAGATGGAGATCGGTCTGACATCAAGGAAAATCTGCATGGAGGTAGAAGTCTCCAACCGTAGTGAGGTACCAACCATACTTTGTGGGTGCTTTTTCAGCCACACTCTATATATTCGCCACCTTGTAGCTGAATATCTCTCTTGTAACTAAATTTGGTGAAACCAATTATGAACAAGATTAGTTGGGATGAAAACTAAGCAAAGGAATGCAAAATGCAAACCACTTCCATGATATTGTTGCAACATTACAATTGTAGCTACACTGATCACAGTCCAGTTTTCAAGCCTCACCAATTTTCAATTCTATCATAAATGAAGGTGAAGTCTACAACACAGTTGATTATTTGCACTACAAGCTGCTAATCTGAAGTTAATTGCAACTCAGTTGACGATGATGCGTCGATATCAAACTTACCAGTAAAGTGTATAATGTAACTCAGATCTGAGTGAACTTCTGTTATGCAATTTGTACGAGAAAAAATCGCATGTTTCAAGTGCCTGATGCAACAGATATGAATTGTAATACACTACAAAGAATTGTGTAGGAGCATTGATGTATACATTCCAGTTTGGAATAAGACAGTAAAGAAATGAAAGCATGTAAAAGTGCACATGAAAATTTCAAAAAGGAACGAGACATCAGAAATTCATTTAAAGTAGTAGTTCGTGATACAGATTTCTACTACGTGCAGTAGAAGTTTCATTAACAAAGCTAGGGTGGCCCATATAGCCTGAACATTTGGAAACATGGAAGGGGACGAGTACAGTCGACCAAACATTACTTAGATTTGTGGTCTCGGAACAAAAGATGTTGTGAATTTGTAGGGTCTACACACTAATAGCAATAACAACTAGGAGGAACACCAGGAAGTTCAATATAAGCAACTGAGTTGCAATGAACTTCATCCAGAACATAGCAGAAGATTCATACAGTCCGATTTCCTGAGATTGTTTAGAAGAGACCGTGGAAACAGTTCCATCCTTGGCAAATGAATTGGCAGGTTCAGACGACTGattgggttcaggttcagaatgGTAGTCCCTATCACCAACAACTTCTGCAAGGTTCTCTTGATCAGTGGGCGACAGATCTGTAGAAAGAGTGACTTCAGCTTCCTGGATGACTCCATGATCTGTTGTTGCGGCTAGAATGTATCGTTCGTATTCTTCCTGAAAGTAGAACCTAGAACATAGTTTATCAACCTGCAGAGGAAGATTAATGAGCTTGTTCATCAACCAATAAATATAATACATGctaagaaattttgaaaaatagaAATCACCCCAGGATTGTTCCGAGGACATTTGAAGAACCTCCTCCCTAGGTTAGGACTGTCAGGTTTGCGTACAGTGTATGCAACAAAATTTATGTCTTTGCAATCAGGGCATATCAGAAGTGGCAACTTTGTAACGGGATCGATGGGATGGTTGGTCCCTCGACGCGCATCTCCGTCACCAACGCCACCTTGTTTAGCGTCCACTTCAAACATGATGCTTAGCCACGAGAATAATATAAATGCAGATCTATAGATGACGAAAATATAAGACAGTGTAAATAGGCCGGATCGGACTCATTATAAAGATACAAAAATTACAAGACAAAATACTAAGTTGAGCCAAAGATATAGAGTGGATGCGCCATGCAAATCAATAGTAAGGTATGGAAAGAGTACCTGTTAAGCGTGTTGGTGGATTTTCACCGATTAAAAGACCATAGATCTACTAGCGATGTTCTCCAGCGAGCAGTAGAGGGTACTGTGTACAGATGGTTGAACTGGTGGAAAGTCAATAGGAGACGGGAGCTTGCTGCGAAACACACCAGGGGAGATTACTTATTCAGTAAGGTTCGTCACAAATGGGCTGGGCCGATGACACCTGGTGAGTGTGTAAATGGGCCTCAACAAAATTGAACAGTGTATGCTGCTTCTAGATGTACCAGATTCGAACAGTAGTGGAGATGACTACTATGGCCTTCGTTCTCCTACCAAAATATCAACTCCCATGGGTCAAAAGGACTAAGCCACAACCGTCGATTTAGCCAAACAAGATACATCTTGCATTGCCTACTAGGGGATTGACGGCGGAGGATAAAATTAGGGTTCCTCACCAGCTAGTAAAAAAGATGAAGTCAGCCCAGGGATGGATGGAGACGAATGCGGGCAGAATGGAGTCGGGCGACAACCAATCTGGCTATGGGAGTGGACGCGATATAGGAAACAGAGGCAAAAGATATGCATTAGAAAGGTTACATGGATGAAGCACTATGGCACGGTTTAATGAAGTCGCTATGTTTTTGCATTTTGATTGTCCGACTGTATATGCTAAGGTTCTTGTACATTTGGATGCTATAGAAATCTCAATTAATATTTGGATGGTTCGCCATTAGAGCCTTACTTTGTTTCCCATCATACTCAGTGTGCAGGAGGCAATATTTGTTTGGCCATTACAACTTCTGACATCTATTTACAGAGTAGTTGGAGAAAATCAAAATGAAAGTGGTTTTAGCATAGAGAACCACGTCATAGAAGTTGATGGAGAAGTCCGTGACAGACTAACGGTCAAAATCCACTGTGAAACTGAACTAGTACCATGTGGACGAGTAGATCTCGAAGTTTCAGGAGATTACTCAAGAGGTTTTGAATGAGAGCGTTCTGCTATgcttgctgttgacggtccttaagtatcaaatataatcagcaaataaataaagaaaaggatccaaatgcaaccgacatccagacttagggttttatctgacagaattccacgagttttggtgtctgtctatttctgcagggggttatcaggaattatggaaaaaaggcccacacgtcgggtttacatagagatattaacgtgccgcgcaattatcctacatctagaagaacccagaagccacggaaacgaacgggagaccggacgggctcgggggcagggcgcccgccctccccccttgggcgcttgccctggcctcggggccaatcacagccaacttcgcggatcatgctccaccgacctaaaagatcaaggaaaaccgtgcgattaatgtcggtttgatctgacggcccatattcacttggaaggactatataaccagaccccctggcccctggaggaggagagcacagacccctaattcattattcatctcgggagaagaagcctctgatcaagccctagagccaccacatcaattagatctctagtttagcatagctacataggattagaactagaaggagtcaatcttcaattggtttccggatctgtcaagaggattcttggtaattcctctcttgttcttcaattgttcatctttgttcttcaatattatgaatatgactttgctctacttcaatatattgattatgactttgctctacttgtttatattcacaattatattgttcttagtttatcatagttatatacttggcttagttagattggaattatatacatgtttaggatcgtatagcatttatccatgtgtacagtgggtaaatgataggtattgtgttggcgtggtgcctataccgtatttatctgcgattgtaccctatatgccagatcgcggggtagttcgtggtagtgacagctccattgattcttatatagtcctcctctcgtgtattgggctggcagagcaacattattacaggggagtgattgcgatgtttctcatatttcttgataataatgcatgggcgtaatcctgTCTCgccatgattgccaagtataattgcactaactatgatatgctagactgtatagttgagaataacttaggaaatattcttgtacttcgtcctaattccatgctaatgactttctagagtatctattgaggtgcttatcatatttatatgtggctaagttatgctgattagattaattatctttgtcaccatttatactttatctatatcttttatgtgacacttatccctgtatgaaagagatagatagatgctctcaattatacatgcaatgatagatactcaatcctatattccattctataatcaacattgatgtttagcaatcccttcccagtggtaaaaatataaataacgatacctgcaaTACttaccggttaaaatgctacatcggtattaatctgtgcgcttgcagatcttatttattatttatttagtagagcaattgcatatttcaataccgcgtctccaatgtcatgctggggatgacaacttggcttaagtggtatgagggataggtttggcatttttggcgccgttatcacagttagaaaactaagtctacttttggtagtgacgttaagaatgcccaacaagcatttttggcgccgttgccgaggaaggttgattactaatcaggaatgaatatggaatttcgagtcatcattcgcatcactaatatgactgagattatcaattctctcatacagttttaccctgatatttttctattatattttatgcagggtaatgtatgaatagaagacatcgtccaggaaattttgttgacaatcccgaagcgttatttagagaaacaagagccaagcaagaagagatcatcaacacttcagcacgaagcttcatccaatcaagaagatcaccgaagtttcacccggaacttgtcttcagaatacgaagtcatggcgaacaaaacgatccgtgagttctcagctcccactacggacaacatccatactggacctgctgccgagatcgacgacaactttgagctcaagcctggacttatcaacatggtgcaatccaaccagttctgtgggaaggcacacgaagatgctagtgctcatctccaacacttcctggagatttgcagcacattcaccatatcaggagtccccagagatgctatactacttcgcctcttcccattctcactgttagggagagtgaagcagtggttttacgctacaaaggagaagaatactacgtgggcactctgctccacaaactttctgcctaagttctttcccacgggcaagaccaatgctctctgtgggaagattacaagttttcagcaacaacatgatgaatctgttctagaagcatgggagcgcttccaagactacatcctagaatgtccccatcacggaatggagagttggctactaatgcagacgttttatcatgggctcggcaatagtgcccgagagaccatggatgctgcagctggaggagcattcctatcactcaccataccacaagccacagctcttgtggagaagatggcatccaaccaaggctggaatgaagaaaggacccagacacgcaagaaaggtggaggtatgcatcagctcaaggaggtagacatgctgtctgctaagctagacctgctcatgaagaagctcgatgatagagctggagataagaaagaagctatgcacatctacgactctcacatgacttatgaggagtgtggagatactggacactcaggcaatcactgccctgagatgcttgaggatgtgaactacatcatcatcaacaacaactactactacaaccgtcctcaataaaatcaaggttggaatcaacagaggcctaactactcaggtaattatcaaggtaacaattcttacaacaataataataattttccacctctaagagagttagtgtctaatcaaggaaagctaatggataacctatctaaaaaattggcatctaatgataaaatgctagaaaatataaataatagaatggataatttctctactgccatcaagaatcaaattagctttaataaaatgattgaatctcagttaaatcaaatagctgctgctgttcctgctactaaccccggtata is part of the Sorghum bicolor cultivar BTx623 chromosome 10, Sorghum_bicolor_NCBIv3, whole genome shotgun sequence genome and harbors:
- the LOC110431275 gene encoding uncharacterized protein LOC110431275 isoform X2, yielding MFEVDAKQGGVGDGDARRGTNHPIDPVTKLPLLICPDCKDINFVAYTVRKPDSPNLGRRFFKCPRNNPGEEYERYILAATTDHGVIQEAEVTLSTDLSPTDQENLAEVVGDRDYHSEPEPNQSSEPANSFAKDGTVSTVSSKQSQEIGLYESSAMFWMKFIATQLLILNFLVFLLVVIAISV
- the LOC110431275 gene encoding uncharacterized protein LOC110431275 isoform X1, which translates into the protein MFEVDAKQGGVGDGDARRGTNHPIDPVTKLPLLICPDCKDINFVAYTVRKPDSPNLGRRFFKCPRNNPGVDKLCSRFYFQEEYERYILAATTDHGVIQEAEVTLSTDLSPTDQENLAEVVGDRDYHSEPEPNQSSEPANSFAKDGTVSTVSSKQSQEIGLYESSAMFWMKFIATQLLILNFLVFLLVVIAISV